One Kwoniella newhampshirensis strain CBS 13917 chromosome 13, whole genome shotgun sequence DNA window includes the following coding sequences:
- a CDS encoding threonine ammonia-lyase, biosynthetic — MVNSQPNGIPASTTRTNGSSSHSHLSKSPTTTIEYTSTAPYPPPSSQHDVNETVPSHLYDKLPSHLLEDNGKGEKVPDYLRMILMSKVYSAPLNLQETPLTLAVNLSARLGNEIWLKREDLQPVFSFKIRGAYNMMASLTEAEKKKGVITCSAGNHAQGVALSGHALNIPAIVVMPVSTPSIKWRNVQRLGAQVVLHGRDFDEAKAECLRLEKERGLTFVPPYDNPFVVAGQGTIGMEICRQVTDADALDGIFGAVGGGGMLAGIAAYVKRVAKPSVKVWGVETVDGDAMDKSLKKGERVLLDEVGPFADGTAVRIVGEEPFRVCTELVDGVVLVNNDEICAAIKDVFEETRSIPEPSGALALAGLKAHIVRNNLVGANKRFVAVISGGNMNFGRLRFVAERAEIGERREVLVSVRVPEKPGSFLKLHSLLGGRNVTEFSYRYSSANIGYIICSFILSSSPASASGPTPEARQKEISEIFDSFKKEGIEAVDLSEDEFAKSHVRHLVGGRSGVEHERIFRFEFPERPGALGSFLNGMKSEWNISMFHYRNHGADVGKVLIGVQVPSGDYDAFGQFLQDLGYPFVEETDNKAYTMFLRN, encoded by the exons ATGGTCAACTCCCAGCCTAACGG CATCCCCGCTTCCACTACTAGAACAAATGGGTCATCGTCCCATTCGCACCTTTCCAAATCTCCTACTACCACCATCGAATACACCTCTACCGCACCTTATCCGCCTCCTTCATCGCAACATGACGTAAATGAGACTGTCCCTTCGCATCTTTACGACAAACTGCCCAGTCATCTGTTAGAAGATAATGggaaaggggagaaggtgcCCGATTATCTGAGAATGATCTTGatgt CTAAGGTGTATTCTGCGCCTCTGAATCTACAAGAAACACCGTTGACTTTGGCTGTAAACCTTTCTGCAAGACTGGGCAATGAG ATCTGGCTCaagcgagaagatctgCAACCTGTCTTCTCGTTCAAGATCCGAGGAGCGTACAACATGATGGCGAGTTTGACagaagcggagaagaagaagggtgtcATCACCTGCAGTGCTG GGAACCACGCTCAAGGTGTCGCCCTCTCCGGTCATGCCTTGAATATTCCTGCTATCGTCGTCATGCCCGTTTCAACCCCTTCGATCAAATGGCGTAATGTTCAACGACTCGGTGCTCAAGTGGTGCTTCACGGTCGGGATTTTGACGAAGCCAAAGCGGAATGTCTCAGACTCGAGAAAGAACGAGGACTCACTTTCGTCCCCCCTTATGACAATCCGTTCGTCGTAGCCGGTCAAGGTACTATCGGCATGGAGATCTGTCGCCAAGTAACCGACGCAGATGCTCTTGATGGGATCTTCGGTGCTGTGGGTGGGGGAGGAATGTTAGCTGGGATAGCAGCATACGTGAAACGAGTCGCGAAGCCAAGTGTGAAAGTGTGGGGAGTGGAAACAGTTGACGGAGATGCTATGGACAAGAGTCTGAagaaaggggagagagTTCTGTTAGATGAGGTTGGTCCATTCGCAGATGGTACAGCAGTCAGAATAGTTGGAGAGGAACCTTTCAGAGTGTGCACAGAATTGGTGGATGGAGTGGTTTTGGTCAACAACGATGAGATCTGTGCGGCGATCAAAGATGTGTtcgagg AAACTCGGTCTATTCCAGAACCGTCAGGAGCCTTAGCTCTAGCGGGCCTCAAAGCTCATATCGTCCGGAATAACCTTGTGGGAGCGAACAAACGATTTGTCGCAGTCATTTCAGGTGGAAACATGAATTTCGGAAGGTTACGCTTCGTGGCGGAACGTGCGGAGATTggtgagaggagagaggttTTGGTTAGCGTTAGGGTTCCAGAAAAACCAGGGAG CTTCCTCAAACTTCACTCGCTACTAGGCGGTAGAAATGTTACCGAATTTTCATACCGATATTCCTCCGCCAATATCGGATACATCATCTGTTCGTTCATCCTATCCTCATCCCCCGCATCAGCATCTGGCCCTACACCGGAAGCAAGACAAAAGGAGATCTCAGAGATATTCGACAGCTTCAAGAAAGAAGGCATCGAGGCGGTCGATCTGAGCGAGGATGAATTTGCGAAGAGTCACGTCAGACATCTGGTAGGGGGCAGGAGTGGAGTTGAACATGAGAGAATATTCAgatttg AATTCCCCGAAAGACCAGGTGCGTTGGGCAGCTTCCTCAACGGTATGAAATCAGAATGGAACATATCCATGTTCCACTACCGAAATCACGGAGCGG ATGTTGGAAAGGTCCTCATTGGAGTTCAAGTCCCTTCTGGCGATTATGATGCCTTTGGTCAATTCTTGCAGGATCTGGGCTATCCGTTCGTCGAGGAGACAGATAATAAAGCCTATACCATGTTCTTGAGGAACTAG